Proteins encoded by one window of Bradyrhizobium sp. B097:
- a CDS encoding DUF992 domain-containing protein: MRRFTLLVGAAIATLTAIVGADAQQPSQRVQVGVLECRGGASVGFIVGSVTHLGCVLRANGLPEDRYIATIQKVGIDLGITQESALAWGVYAPVERLGPGALSGNYAGAQGSATLGVGVGGNVLVGGSDNTIALQPLSVQGQVGVNIAAGLESLELRPGR; the protein is encoded by the coding sequence ATGCGTCGCTTCACTCTCCTTGTCGGTGCCGCCATCGCCACGCTGACCGCAATCGTTGGCGCCGACGCCCAACAGCCGAGCCAGCGCGTTCAGGTCGGCGTCCTGGAATGCCGCGGTGGCGCGAGTGTCGGCTTCATCGTCGGTTCAGTGACCCATCTCGGTTGCGTGCTGCGCGCCAACGGCCTGCCTGAGGATCGCTACATCGCGACCATCCAGAAGGTCGGCATCGATCTCGGCATCACCCAGGAATCGGCGCTGGCCTGGGGCGTCTACGCACCGGTAGAGCGGCTCGGGCCGGGTGCGCTCTCCGGCAATTACGCCGGCGCGCAGGGCAGTGCGACGCTCGGCGTCGGCGTCGGCGGCAATGTGCTGGTCGGCGGCTCCGACAACACGATCGCCCTGCAGCCGCTCAGCGTGCAGGGCCAGGTCGGCGTCAACATCGCCGCCGGCCTCGAGAGCCTGGAGCTCCGTCCGGGCCGCTAA
- a CDS encoding LysR substrate-binding domain-containing protein, whose product MELRHLRYFVALGEELNFTRAAERLRIAQPPLSQQIRQLEDELGVTLLQRNSRPVRLTEAGELFLARARALLASFESAVADTRRVGRGQAGKLAIGFVGSAMFAGLPDIIGAYRDACPDVELVLDEMLAAEIAEALRRRRIDVGFARPALLPEAGLAQRLILDEPYVAALPRAHPLAARGDIALAELSDDAFVLYPAQPEPSVTGLIVAACQAAGFTPRLAQEVLHLQTAIGLIAAGVGVSLVPEGAARAQTGRGMSYVRLAAPAVTAPLTIAWREEDVSPAVQRLLDIAQRWREIAPFRN is encoded by the coding sequence ATGGAATTGCGACACCTCAGATATTTCGTGGCGCTCGGCGAGGAATTAAATTTCACCCGCGCGGCCGAGCGGCTGCGCATCGCGCAGCCGCCGCTGAGCCAGCAGATCCGCCAGCTCGAGGACGAGCTCGGCGTGACGCTGCTGCAGCGGAATAGCCGTCCTGTCAGGCTCACCGAGGCCGGCGAGCTGTTTCTGGCGCGCGCACGCGCGCTGCTCGCAAGTTTCGAGAGTGCGGTGGCCGATACCCGGCGCGTCGGCCGCGGCCAGGCCGGCAAGCTCGCAATCGGATTCGTCGGCTCCGCCATGTTTGCCGGCCTGCCCGATATTATCGGCGCCTATCGCGATGCCTGTCCCGATGTCGAGCTCGTGCTCGACGAGATGCTGGCGGCCGAGATCGCCGAGGCATTGCGGCGGCGCCGGATCGATGTCGGCTTCGCACGCCCGGCGCTGTTGCCCGAAGCGGGGCTCGCGCAGCGTCTGATCCTCGATGAGCCCTATGTCGCGGCGCTGCCGCGCGCGCATCCCCTCGCGGCGCGCGGCGACATTGCGCTCGCCGAACTGTCCGACGATGCCTTCGTGCTCTATCCGGCGCAGCCGGAGCCTTCGGTCACCGGCCTGATCGTCGCCGCCTGCCAGGCCGCCGGCTTCACGCCGCGGCTCGCGCAGGAAGTTCTGCATCTGCAAACCGCGATCGGCCTGATCGCCGCCGGTGTCGGCGTGTCGCTCGTACCTGAAGGCGCGGCGCGCGCGCAAACCGGTCGTGGCATGTCGTACGTTCGGCTTGCCGCGCCGGCGGTGACGGCTCCGCTCACGATTGCGTGGCGCGAGGAAGATGTGTCTCCTGCCGTGCAGCGCCTGCTCGACATCGCGCAGCGCTGGCGCGAGATTGCGCCGTTCAGGAACTGA
- a CDS encoding alpha/beta hydrolase, translating to MTALEKAFADAAAAGITQQKIDIGGLFVNVARFGKGPPLLLLHGWPEFWLVWRPLMLRLGDSFELIAPDLRGCGDTGKPVPGPDASATAERHALDMFAVMDALGHDRFGVIGGDLGAYVMQAMSHRQPRRLRGTLYLCTPYPGLGQRYGEPGHLIEVWYQYFQQLPWAAQLVGSSRESCRLYFRHFLEHWSADDPAVFGDLLEAYVDNFMKPGNIQGGFDWYLSSAPNRRLWLEGRLPLQPRIEIPSRFLWGRRDPLISPEWSDRLGDYWSEPSISFVDTGHYVHAEAPGIVAEEARGFFGGMQNGARAR from the coding sequence ATGACGGCACTGGAAAAAGCCTTCGCGGACGCGGCCGCGGCAGGCATCACGCAACAGAAGATCGATATCGGCGGCCTGTTCGTCAACGTCGCGCGTTTCGGCAAGGGGCCGCCGCTGCTCCTGCTCCACGGCTGGCCGGAGTTCTGGCTGGTGTGGCGCCCACTGATGCTGCGGCTCGGCGACAGTTTCGAGCTGATCGCGCCGGACCTGCGCGGCTGCGGCGACACCGGCAAGCCGGTGCCGGGACCTGACGCGTCCGCCACGGCGGAGCGCCACGCGCTGGACATGTTCGCGGTCATGGACGCGCTCGGTCATGACCGCTTCGGCGTGATCGGCGGCGATCTCGGCGCCTATGTCATGCAGGCGATGTCGCATCGTCAGCCGCGGCGGCTGCGAGGGACGCTCTATCTCTGCACGCCCTATCCGGGCCTCGGCCAACGCTACGGCGAGCCCGGCCACCTGATCGAGGTCTGGTATCAATACTTCCAGCAGCTGCCATGGGCTGCGCAACTGGTCGGAAGCTCGCGCGAGTCATGCCGGCTCTACTTCCGCCATTTCCTCGAGCATTGGTCGGCCGACGATCCCGCCGTATTCGGCGACCTGCTCGAAGCCTATGTCGATAACTTCATGAAGCCGGGCAACATCCAGGGCGGCTTCGACTGGTATCTCTCGTCCGCGCCCAATCGCCGGCTCTGGCTGGAAGGCAGACTGCCGCTGCAGCCGCGCATCGAAATCCCTTCGCGCTTTCTCTGGGGCCGCCGTGATCCGCTGATCTCGCCGGAATGGTCGGACCGGCTGGGGGACTATTGGAGCGAACCTTCGATCAGCTTCGTCGACACCGGGCACTATGTTCACGCCGAAGCGCCCGGGATCGTTGCCGAAGAAGCCCGCGGCTTCTTCGGCGGAATGCAGAACGGTGCGCGCGCGCGTTAG
- a CDS encoding elongation factor G produces MGQDVRSPRGPRCIALVGPFQSGKTTLLEAILARTGAIKTAGSVDAGTSVGDASPEARQHKMGVGLTAATTTFMGDSYTFIDCPGSIEFAHDMRAALPAVDAAVVVCEADEKKLPQLQIILRELEELGIPRFLFLNKIDRANKRVRETLATLQPASRVPLVLRQIPIWNGDLIEGFVDLALERAFVYREHKPSEVMALEGGNLDREKEARFSMLEKLADHDDALMEQLLEDIQPPRDAVFDDLARELREGLICPVLLGAASRENGVLRLMKALRHEAPGVTETAARLGIKDQKDALAYVFKTVHLQHGGKLSLARVLAGRLDDGATLQSSSGESGRVSGILAVSGTHDSKRPQAEAGDAVALGKLDAIKTGDTVSSGKTAPASLVKIEPVAAVLSISIAATDRKDDVKLGQALLRLNEEDPSLTMIQNPRTHDTVLWGQGEMHLRVAQERLKDRYGVNVKSHPPAIGYQETIRKAVTQRGRHKKQSGGHGQFGDVVLDIKPKPRGSGFEFHEKVVGGAVPRNYIGAVEEGVVDALTRGPLGFPVIDVDVTLTDGSYHSVDSSDLAFRTAARVGVSEALPQCQPVLLEPIHVVEIVCPTDATAKINAILSARRGQILGFDTREGWSGWDCVRATMPESEIGDLIVELRSATAGAGTFTRQFDRMAEVTGRAADQIIAAHRDAA; encoded by the coding sequence ATGGGACAAGACGTCAGAAGTCCCCGAGGTCCACGGTGCATCGCGCTGGTGGGCCCTTTCCAAAGCGGTAAAACCACACTTCTGGAAGCGATCCTGGCGCGCACTGGCGCCATCAAGACTGCCGGCAGCGTCGATGCCGGAACCTCCGTCGGCGATGCTAGCCCCGAGGCACGTCAACACAAGATGGGCGTAGGCCTGACCGCCGCGACCACCACCTTTATGGGGGACAGCTACACCTTTATCGATTGCCCCGGCTCGATCGAATTCGCGCACGACATGCGTGCCGCGTTGCCGGCGGTCGATGCCGCGGTCGTGGTCTGCGAGGCTGACGAGAAGAAGCTGCCGCAGCTGCAGATCATCCTGCGCGAGCTCGAGGAGCTCGGGATTCCCCGTTTCCTGTTCCTGAACAAGATCGACCGCGCCAACAAGCGCGTCCGCGAGACGCTTGCGACGCTACAGCCGGCGTCGCGCGTGCCGCTGGTGCTGCGCCAGATCCCGATCTGGAACGGCGATCTGATCGAAGGCTTCGTCGATCTCGCGCTGGAGCGCGCCTTCGTCTATCGCGAGCATAAGCCGTCGGAGGTGATGGCGCTGGAAGGCGGCAATCTCGATCGCGAGAAGGAAGCGCGCTTCTCGATGCTGGAGAAGCTCGCCGATCACGACGATGCGTTGATGGAGCAGTTGCTGGAGGATATCCAGCCGCCGCGCGATGCCGTGTTCGACGATCTCGCACGCGAACTGCGCGAAGGGCTGATTTGTCCGGTGCTGCTTGGCGCGGCGAGCCGCGAGAACGGCGTGCTCCGCCTGATGAAGGCGCTGCGCCACGAGGCGCCCGGGGTCACTGAGACCGCTGCGCGGCTCGGCATCAAGGACCAGAAGGATGCGCTGGCCTATGTGTTCAAGACCGTGCACCTGCAGCACGGCGGCAAGCTGTCGCTGGCGCGCGTGCTCGCAGGCCGGCTCGACGACGGCGCGACGCTGCAATCCTCAAGCGGCGAGAGCGGGCGGGTTTCCGGCATCCTCGCGGTCTCGGGTACGCATGACAGCAAGCGGCCGCAGGCCGAAGCCGGCGACGCGGTCGCGCTCGGCAAGCTCGATGCGATCAAGACCGGCGATACGGTATCGAGCGGCAAGACCGCCCCGGCCTCGCTGGTCAAGATCGAGCCGGTGGCGGCGGTGCTGTCGATCTCGATCGCCGCGACCGACCGCAAGGACGACGTCAAGCTCGGCCAGGCGCTGCTGCGGTTGAACGAGGAGGATCCCTCGCTGACGATGATCCAGAACCCGCGCACCCACGACACCGTGCTGTGGGGGCAGGGCGAGATGCATCTGCGCGTTGCGCAGGAACGGCTGAAGGACCGCTACGGCGTCAACGTCAAATCGCATCCGCCGGCGATCGGCTATCAGGAGACCATCCGCAAGGCGGTCACCCAGCGCGGCCGGCATAAGAAGCAGTCGGGCGGCCACGGCCAGTTCGGAGACGTCGTGCTCGACATCAAGCCGAAGCCGCGCGGAAGCGGTTTCGAATTCCACGAGAAGGTGGTCGGCGGCGCGGTGCCGCGCAACTATATCGGCGCGGTGGAGGAGGGGGTGGTCGACGCGCTCACGCGCGGCCCGCTCGGCTTCCCAGTGATCGACGTCGACGTCACGCTGACCGACGGCTCCTATCACAGCGTAGACTCCTCCGACCTTGCGTTCCGCACCGCGGCGCGGGTCGGCGTCAGCGAGGCGCTGCCGCAGTGCCAGCCGGTGCTGCTGGAGCCGATCCACGTGGTCGAGATCGTCTGTCCGACCGATGCGACCGCCAAGATCAACGCGATCCTGTCGGCGCGTCGCGGCCAGATCCTCGGCTTCGACACCCGCGAGGGCTGGAGCGGCTGGGACTGCGTCCGTGCCACGATGCCGGAATCCGAGATCGGCGACCTCATCGTCGAACTGCGCTCCGCGACCGCCGGCGCCGGCACGTTTACCCGCCAGTTCGACCGCATGGCCGAAGTGACGGGCCGCGCCGCCGACCAGATCATCGCCGCGCATCGCGACGCGGCGTGA
- a CDS encoding pyridoxal phosphate-dependent aminotransferase, translating into MAFLSAALDRVKPSATIAVTDKARALKAAGRNVIGLGAGEPDFDTPANIKLAAIHAIEAGKTKYTDVGGIPELKEAIINKFSRENGLSYKPNQIIVGTGGKQVLYNALMATINPGDEVIIPAPYWVSYPEMVALAGGESVPVVCPASTGFKLRPEDLEKAITPKTKWVILCSPSNPTGSAYTRSELKAITDVLVRHPHVWVMTDDMYEHLVYDDFVFTTAAQVEPSLYERTLTVNGVSKAYCMTGWRIGYAGGPAQLIKAMATIQSQSTSNPSSIAQWASVEALNGPQDFIAANNKVFKERRDLVVSMLNQANGIECPRPEGAFYVYPSCAGTIGKKAPSGKVIDNDEAFVTELLESEGVAVVQGSAFGLGPAFRISYATKTSDLEDACKRIQRFCGNLR; encoded by the coding sequence ATGGCCTTCCTGTCCGCTGCGCTCGACCGTGTGAAGCCGTCCGCGACGATCGCGGTCACGGACAAAGCACGCGCGCTGAAAGCCGCGGGCCGCAACGTCATCGGCCTCGGCGCCGGCGAGCCTGACTTCGACACGCCCGCCAACATCAAGCTGGCCGCGATCCACGCGATCGAGGCCGGCAAGACCAAGTACACCGATGTCGGCGGCATTCCGGAGCTCAAGGAAGCCATCATCAACAAGTTCTCGCGCGAGAACGGCCTGAGCTACAAGCCGAACCAGATCATCGTCGGCACCGGCGGCAAGCAGGTGCTCTACAATGCGCTGATGGCGACCATCAATCCGGGCGACGAGGTGATCATCCCGGCGCCGTATTGGGTCAGCTATCCCGAGATGGTCGCGCTCGCCGGCGGCGAGTCGGTGCCGGTGGTTTGCCCGGCCTCGACCGGCTTCAAGCTGCGCCCGGAAGATCTCGAGAAGGCGATCACGCCGAAGACCAAGTGGGTGATCCTGTGCTCGCCGTCGAACCCGACCGGCTCGGCCTATACCAGGAGCGAGCTCAAGGCGATCACCGACGTGCTGGTCAGGCATCCGCATGTCTGGGTGATGACCGACGACATGTACGAGCACCTCGTCTATGACGACTTCGTCTTCACCACCGCGGCGCAGGTCGAGCCGAGCCTTTACGAGCGCACGCTGACCGTGAACGGCGTGTCGAAGGCCTACTGCATGACCGGCTGGCGCATCGGCTATGCCGGCGGCCCGGCGCAGCTGATCAAGGCGATGGCGACGATCCAGTCGCAGTCGACCTCGAACCCGTCGTCGATCGCGCAGTGGGCGTCGGTCGAGGCGCTCAACGGTCCGCAGGACTTCATCGCCGCGAACAACAAGGTGTTCAAGGAGCGCCGCGACCTCGTGGTGTCGATGCTCAACCAGGCGAACGGCATCGAGTGCCCGCGGCCGGAAGGCGCGTTCTACGTCTATCCGTCCTGCGCCGGCACGATCGGCAAGAAGGCGCCCTCGGGCAAGGTGATCGACAACGACGAAGCGTTCGTCACCGAGCTGCTCGAGAGCGAAGGCGTCGCCGTCGTGCAGGGGTCGGCGTTCGGCCTCGGACCCGCGTTCCGCATCTCCTACGCCACCAAGACCTCGGATCTCGAGGATGCCTGCAAGCGCATCCAGCGCTTCTGCGGTAATCTGCGGTAA
- a CDS encoding DUF992 domain-containing protein, translating into MRLSTLTLAALALLAPFATANAAPQQVQAGVLQCQGGENVGFVVGSVARLECVFQSGGRRPEPYVATVKRIGVDLGVTATTQLAWAVSAPTTQLPRGALAGSYGGVGVNASVGLGAGGNFLFGGPNNAYALQPISVQGQTGLNVAAGIAGIDLEPVRTAGPRRHHRHHRHHHHH; encoded by the coding sequence ATGCGACTTTCGACTCTCACCCTTGCAGCGCTTGCGTTGCTGGCGCCGTTCGCCACCGCCAACGCGGCACCCCAGCAGGTTCAGGCCGGGGTTCTGCAATGCCAGGGCGGCGAGAACGTCGGCTTCGTCGTCGGCTCTGTTGCCCGCCTCGAGTGCGTGTTCCAGAGCGGCGGCCGCCGTCCTGAGCCCTATGTTGCGACCGTGAAGCGGATCGGCGTCGACCTCGGCGTCACCGCGACGACCCAGCTCGCCTGGGCCGTAAGCGCGCCGACCACGCAGCTTCCGCGCGGTGCGCTTGCCGGCAGCTACGGCGGCGTCGGCGTCAACGCGTCGGTCGGCCTCGGTGCCGGCGGCAACTTCCTGTTCGGCGGCCCGAACAACGCCTACGCGCTGCAGCCGATCAGCGTGCAGGGCCAGACCGGCCTCAACGTTGCGGCCGGCATCGCCGGGATCGATCTCGAGCCGGTCCGCACCGCTGGTCCGCGCCGGCATCATCGTCACCACCGTCATCATCACCACCACTAA
- a CDS encoding alpha-hydroxy acid oxidase, with product MKHITCIEDLRQLHKRRVPKAFFDYADRGSYTEDTLRANTEDLQQIKFRQRILVDVSKRSLATTILGEPAAMPLILAPVGLLGMQHGDGEIHACRAAQAAGIPFTQSTMSICSIEDIAASVDKPFWFQLYVMKDRGFIKSLIERAIAAKCSALVLTVDLQVIGQRHQDIKNGMTVPPEWSLSKLLDFASKPSWVAGVLRGKRRSFGNIVGHVKGTEDLTKLSEWTASQFDTTLNWKDIDWIRSIWPGKLILKGILDVEDAELAAKTGAQAIVVSNHGGRQLDGAPSSIEVLPEIVDEVGSKLEIMFDGGIRTGMDIMRALALGAKSCMIGRAYAYGLGAGGQEGVAKALDILGKELTTTMGLCGVNTIAEIDDRVLAV from the coding sequence ATGAAGCACATTACCTGCATCGAAGATCTGCGCCAGCTGCACAAGCGCAGGGTGCCGAAGGCGTTTTTCGATTATGCGGACCGCGGCTCCTACACCGAGGACACGCTGCGCGCCAACACCGAGGACCTGCAGCAGATCAAGTTCCGCCAGCGTATCCTGGTCGATGTGTCCAAGCGCAGCCTGGCGACCACGATCCTCGGCGAGCCGGCGGCGATGCCGCTCATCCTGGCGCCGGTCGGCCTGCTCGGCATGCAGCATGGCGACGGCGAGATCCACGCCTGCCGCGCGGCGCAAGCGGCCGGCATCCCGTTCACCCAGAGCACGATGTCGATCTGCTCGATCGAAGACATCGCAGCCAGCGTCGACAAGCCGTTCTGGTTCCAGCTCTACGTCATGAAGGACCGCGGCTTCATCAAGTCGCTGATCGAGCGCGCCATCGCGGCGAAATGCTCGGCGCTGGTGTTGACCGTCGACCTGCAGGTGATCGGCCAGCGCCACCAGGACATCAAGAACGGCATGACGGTGCCGCCGGAATGGTCGCTGTCGAAGCTCTTGGACTTCGCGAGCAAGCCGTCATGGGTCGCCGGCGTGCTGCGCGGCAAGCGCCGCAGCTTCGGCAACATCGTCGGTCACGTCAAAGGCACCGAGGATCTGACCAAGCTGTCGGAATGGACCGCCTCGCAGTTCGATACCACGCTGAACTGGAAGGACATCGACTGGATCCGCAGCATCTGGCCGGGCAAGCTGATCCTTAAAGGAATTCTCGATGTCGAGGACGCCGAGCTCGCCGCCAAGACCGGCGCGCAGGCGATCGTGGTCTCCAACCATGGCGGCCGCCAGCTCGACGGCGCGCCGTCCTCGATCGAGGTGCTGCCGGAGATCGTCGACGAGGTCGGCTCGAAGCTCGAGATCATGTTCGACGGCGGCATCCGCACCGGCATGGACATCATGCGCGCGCTCGCGCTCGGCGCGAAGTCCTGCATGATCGGCCGCGCCTATGCCTACGGCCTCGGCGCCGGCGGCCAGGAGGGCGTCGCCAAGGCGCTCGACATCCTGGGCAAGGAGCTCACCACCACGATGGGGCTGTGCGGCGTCAACACCATCGCCGAGATCGACGACAGGGTGCTGGCGGTTTAG
- a CDS encoding WG repeat-containing protein: MWSKVAALAGVLLMHGVFAQDKPMELTPAGKAVLQDLIAERPSPYDTPSSGPLPMCAFPGGLCGAVHRDGTVAVFPRYDWIGTFSDQRAAVRLGGLYGFIDEDGHEIVKPQYRIVDDYRFGFAQVDVDGRSGLIDQDGKMVIEPKYGFIRAISPDRFAVSEDRHLGGMTGGEDFSSSRVAFTPSGEASFSVSAPEPSLTDVIDVQGRLIESRKPPIPGFDNNPALRWVQKDKLWGLMRADGSWLVEPKFQQVSALNNGLARVTVNGKVGFIDRRGNFVIEPVFDKAGWFIAGFDRTSAERDGIVGVIDKSGAWIFQTNYQQLQFAFASLKSDHPGAVFGWRFKTADRWGLLDLNGRVIIDAEYDQPIGQCADGRLNAYKNKEALYFKADGSPLQPPDGRLIDASCYGGTPPFILKIGDKFGLVDAGSNPVTPVVFDAIVWAGPDVKNAKLHGKWGRLGPDGHWVLELKFDYLSTGAGLFVASIHGKRGFMRSDGSWLIEPKFDAAALRRENDTAFVTLSGATGVLRLSDQSWVIPPRPGVLCDVSISPVMVSEAAGKRAILSRTGETWIDIGAERVGVNVDFGLLTFLRDGKWGLVDTAGLVMVEPQFDEPVYFTPRLRGVAWAKRDGKWCAIDRRAHSVPGVACLDTNPLGRDNRFECKVER, translated from the coding sequence GTGTGGTCGAAAGTTGCCGCGTTGGCAGGCGTACTGTTGATGCATGGCGTATTTGCGCAAGACAAGCCGATGGAATTGACGCCGGCCGGCAAGGCCGTTTTGCAGGATTTGATCGCGGAGAGGCCCTCACCCTACGACACTCCCTCGTCTGGCCCCCTGCCAATGTGCGCGTTTCCCGGCGGTCTGTGTGGAGCGGTGCACCGCGACGGTACGGTCGCGGTATTTCCCCGCTACGACTGGATCGGCACATTCTCGGATCAGCGGGCCGCCGTCCGCCTCGGCGGTCTCTACGGCTTCATCGACGAGGACGGCCACGAGATCGTCAAGCCACAATACCGCATCGTCGACGACTATCGGTTCGGCTTCGCGCAGGTCGATGTGGATGGAAGGTCCGGTCTGATCGACCAGGACGGCAAGATGGTGATCGAGCCGAAATATGGATTCATCCGAGCGATCAGTCCTGATCGTTTTGCCGTATCGGAAGACCGGCACCTGGGCGGTATGACCGGCGGGGAGGACTTTTCCAGTAGCCGGGTCGCGTTTACGCCGTCCGGCGAAGCGAGCTTCAGCGTCAGCGCCCCTGAGCCGTCCCTCACCGATGTCATCGACGTCCAGGGCCGATTGATCGAGTCGCGCAAACCGCCGATTCCCGGGTTCGACAACAATCCGGCACTCCGCTGGGTGCAAAAGGACAAGCTTTGGGGGCTGATGCGCGCTGACGGAAGCTGGCTCGTCGAGCCGAAATTCCAGCAGGTGAGTGCGTTGAATAACGGGCTCGCACGCGTGACCGTCAACGGCAAGGTCGGCTTTATCGACCGGCGGGGAAACTTCGTCATCGAGCCGGTTTTCGACAAAGCCGGGTGGTTCATTGCGGGCTTCGATCGCACCTCGGCCGAGCGCGACGGCATCGTGGGCGTGATCGACAAGTCAGGTGCATGGATTTTCCAGACCAATTATCAACAGCTTCAGTTTGCCTTTGCCAGCCTCAAGTCCGATCACCCGGGCGCTGTGTTCGGCTGGCGCTTCAAGACGGCCGACCGGTGGGGGCTTTTAGACCTCAATGGCCGCGTAATTATCGACGCCGAATACGATCAGCCGATCGGGCAATGCGCCGATGGCCGGCTCAACGCGTACAAGAACAAGGAAGCGCTCTACTTCAAGGCGGACGGCAGCCCGTTGCAGCCGCCCGACGGCCGGCTTATCGACGCGTCGTGCTATGGCGGCACTCCGCCATTCATTCTGAAGATCGGAGACAAATTCGGTTTGGTCGACGCCGGCTCGAACCCAGTGACGCCTGTGGTGTTTGACGCGATCGTCTGGGCCGGACCGGACGTCAAGAATGCCAAGCTTCATGGCAAATGGGGTCGCCTTGGGCCCGATGGACATTGGGTGCTCGAACTCAAATTCGACTACCTCTCAACCGGCGCCGGCCTCTTCGTCGCATCGATCCACGGCAAGCGCGGCTTCATGCGCTCGGACGGATCATGGCTGATCGAGCCGAAATTCGACGCAGCCGCACTGCGTCGCGAAAATGACACCGCCTTTGTGACCCTGTCCGGAGCGACCGGCGTGCTCCGGCTTTCGGATCAATCCTGGGTCATTCCGCCGCGGCCGGGCGTTCTGTGCGATGTCAGTATCAGTCCCGTGATGGTGTCGGAAGCCGCGGGCAAGCGCGCTATCCTGTCGCGAACCGGGGAGACGTGGATCGACATTGGCGCCGAACGCGTGGGGGTCAACGTCGATTTCGGCCTCCTGACCTTTCTCAGGGACGGCAAGTGGGGGCTGGTCGATACCGCCGGGCTAGTGATGGTCGAGCCGCAGTTCGACGAGCCGGTCTACTTCACGCCGCGCCTACGCGGCGTGGCGTGGGCCAAGCGCGACGGCAAATGGTGTGCGATCGACCGGCGCGCTCACTCGGTCCCGGGCGTCGCATGCCTCGATACCAACCCCCTGGGTCGCGACAACCGCTTCGAGTGCAAAGTTGAGCGGTGA
- a CDS encoding YoaK family protein: protein MLESRRNLALACALSALAGYVDGIGYLHLGGLFVSFMSGNSTRLGVTLAEGHWQHALDALELIVLFVAGAAAGSLIVLSRIAHRQPLVLLVEALLLMAAAIAYAYGLPNTAVAAIVLAMGLENAVFQLEGGAGLGLTYVTGALVKAGQLIAAALTGGAPWAWLPNVLLWAALVAGALLGALAYRWISLGAIWFAAGSAFTLSALVAATAKRMD, encoded by the coding sequence ATGCTTGAATCCCGCCGTAACCTGGCGCTGGCCTGCGCGCTCAGCGCGCTGGCCGGCTATGTAGACGGAATCGGCTATCTGCATCTCGGCGGGCTGTTCGTCTCCTTTATGAGCGGCAACTCGACGCGGCTCGGCGTGACCTTGGCCGAGGGCCATTGGCAGCACGCTCTGGATGCGCTGGAACTGATCGTGCTGTTCGTCGCCGGCGCTGCGGCCGGCAGCCTCATCGTGCTCAGCCGCATCGCGCATCGCCAGCCCCTGGTCCTGCTGGTCGAGGCGCTGCTGCTGATGGCGGCGGCGATCGCCTATGCCTACGGCCTGCCGAACACCGCGGTCGCCGCCATCGTGCTGGCGATGGGGCTCGAGAACGCCGTGTTCCAGCTCGAAGGCGGGGCCGGGCTTGGCTTGACCTATGTCACGGGAGCGCTGGTGAAAGCGGGGCAGCTGATCGCCGCCGCGCTGACCGGCGGTGCGCCCTGGGCCTGGCTGCCCAACGTATTGCTGTGGGCGGCGCTGGTCGCGGGCGCTCTGCTCGGGGCACTTGCCTACCGCTGGATCAGTCTCGGTGCGATCTGGTTTGCCGCGGGCTCCGCGTTCACCCTCAGCGCGCTGGTTGCCGCAACCGCGAAGCGGATGGATTGA
- a CDS encoding shikimate dehydrogenase, which produces MTSQGDTQGSTQGKTRAACLIGWPAAHSRSPLIHHYWLRTLGIEGGYVIEAVPPEDFKDFLFRLSLRGFVGANVTRPHKEHALALSAPDARARAVGAANTLWFADGELRSTNTDVEGFINNLDASAPGWDKTEDALVLGAGGAARAVVFGLIERGIARVHLVNRTIDRARALADQFGARVHPATWDMVGELLPRAGLLVNTTSLGMHGQPALEVDVALLPQSAVVSDIVYVPLVTPLLAAAEARGLKTADGLGMLLHQAVRGFELWFGQRPHVTPELRALVEADLTKT; this is translated from the coding sequence ATGACATCCCAAGGCGACACCCAAGGCAGCACCCAAGGCAAAACCCGCGCCGCGTGCCTGATCGGCTGGCCGGCGGCGCATTCCCGCTCGCCGCTGATCCATCATTACTGGCTGCGCACGCTCGGCATCGAGGGCGGCTATGTGATCGAGGCGGTCCCGCCGGAGGATTTCAAGGATTTCCTGTTCCGCCTGTCGCTGCGCGGCTTCGTCGGCGCCAACGTCACCCGTCCGCACAAGGAGCACGCGCTGGCGCTCTCGGCCCCGGACGCGCGCGCCCGCGCCGTCGGCGCCGCCAACACCCTGTGGTTCGCCGATGGCGAGCTGCGCTCCACCAACACCGATGTCGAAGGCTTCATCAACAATCTCGACGCCAGCGCGCCCGGCTGGGACAAGACGGAGGATGCGCTGGTGCTCGGCGCCGGCGGCGCTGCGCGTGCGGTGGTGTTCGGCCTGATCGAGCGCGGGATTGCGCGCGTGCATCTGGTCAACCGCACCATCGACCGCGCCCGCGCGCTTGCCGACCAGTTCGGCGCGCGCGTTCATCCCGCGACGTGGGACATGGTCGGCGAACTGCTGCCGCGCGCCGGCCTGCTGGTGAACACGACGTCGCTCGGCATGCATGGCCAGCCGGCGCTCGAGGTCGATGTGGCGTTGCTCCCGCAGAGCGCGGTTGTTTCCGACATTGTCTATGTGCCGCTGGTGACGCCGTTGCTTGCGGCGGCAGAGGCGCGCGGGCTGAAGACCGCCGACGGGCTCGGCATGCTGCTGCATCAGGCGGTACGCGGTTTCGAGCTGTGGTTCGGCCAGCGCCCGCACGTCACGCCGGAACTGCGTGCCCTCGTTGAGGCCGATCTCACAAAGACTTGA